A DNA window from Oncorhynchus nerka isolate Pitt River unplaced genomic scaffold, Oner_Uvic_2.0 unplaced_scaffold_6305, whole genome shotgun sequence contains the following coding sequences:
- the LOC135566265 gene encoding cilia- and flagella-associated protein 44-like codes for SSRQLLLCGMQSGSVRAYPLQPPDFHLTSMQAFWALSVHDNQYGQLRQLRCSFDDQFVLTTGEDGNIFSFSLLPQEDLLKALQRSKAKVPSPRVGVEMEGVAQDIEDPSAYSIETAKQKLEMDRMRREAEMRKVERRKMLAELQNQFKQLLEKNQGLPEHVRLHRTELELDWRFREETERMTAQRVREARKELAWEEERHRIGLQKLQERFWDSLESDTVTVVAFQSDHRISTYRLLALSQRFHELKQRGRVGGPGTVGQERWRNKADAGKDSSNITADQEDLGEEAVMAPHVVRPGGSKLAGRQAEKLRKATEKAERARVKIEKRRKEWAELYATKPNENCEDPEDVRAIRLATENMGDFKLKTAKDFTVPEHLRMNAEKKRAQLVHLEEK; via the exons ctccaGCAGGCAGCTGTTGCTGTGTGGCATGCAGTCAGGCAGTGTCCGGGCCTACCCCCTGCAGCCACCTGACTTCCACCTCACATCCATGCAGGCCTTCTGGGCCCTCAGCGTCCATGACAACCAGTATGGACAGCTGCGCCAGCTGCGCTGTAGCTTTGACGACCAATTTGTCCTGACGACAGGGGAGGACGGCAACATCTTCTCCTTCAGCCTACTGCCCCAGGAGGACCTGCTTAAAGCCCTGCAGCGCAGCAAGGCCAAAGTCCCCTCACCACGG GTTGGCGTTGAAATGGAGGGTGTGGCCCAGGATATCGAAGACCCGTCGGCATACAG CATTGAGACTGCTAAGCAGAAGTTGGAAATGGACCGTATGCGTCGGGAGGCTGAGATGAGGAAGGTGGAGAGACGTAAGATGCTGGCCGAGCTGCAGAACCAGTTCAAACAGCTACTGGAGAAGAACCAGGGTCTGCCCGAACACGTCCGCTTGCACCGCACG gaGTTGGAGCTGGACTGGCGGTTCCGTGAGGAGACTGAGAGGATGACGGCCCAGAGGGTGAgagaggccaggaaggagctggccTGGGAGGAGGAACGCCACCGCATCGGACTCCAGAAACTACAGGAGAG GTTCTGGGATTCTCTTGAGTCGGACACAGTTACTGTGGTAGCATTCCAGAGTGACCACAGGATCTCCACCTATCGTCTGCTGGCACTGTCCCAGAGGTTCCACGAGCTGAAACAGAGGGGAAGGGTGGGGGGCCCGGGGACAGTGGGGCAGGAACGTTGGAGGAACAAAGCCGATGCCGGCAAAGACAGTTCCAACATCACAG CGGACCAGGAGGACCTGGGTGAGGAGGCTGTTATGGCGCCCCATGTGGTGCGTCCAGGGGGCAGCAAGCTGGCTGGCCGCCAGGCAGAGAAACTCCGCAAGGCTACGGAGAAGGCAGAGCGGGCCCGGGttaagatagagaagaggaggaaagagtgggcTGAACT GTATGCCACAAAGCCTAATGAGAACTGTGAGGATCCGGAAGATGTGCGAGCCATCCGATTGGCTACGGAGAACATGGGTGACTTCAAGCTGAAGACTGCCAAAGACTTTACGGTCCCAGAACACCTGAGGATGAACGCAGAGAAGAAGAGAGCTCAGCTGGTCCACTTAGAGGAGAAG